The Silene latifolia isolate original U9 population chromosome X, ASM4854445v1, whole genome shotgun sequence genome contains the following window.
accatcttttctacacattccccattatccacatacgtacatccactgattcatgtcacacctcactatatagatacacaattcacaagataaacacatagcgatcccgactcatatcccatggtgaccggttcaaaagtgtagggcgagttcgcgactttaggacgtctcccaagtctttgcattagcccctacaacttctaccccgggttcattttaattgactccctatgttcattggattcattggttacaggtttcaggatcgtcgctctgttaccattttgtaacacccccatactccaagtgccttactaggaccacttaaggcatggaagtgctaccatctcggttacccgaggcaatgataatcataagacaataaagaaacgtactttaaaagtaaacatagtttaagtgattacatgatcaaaaccaaaatcgATAAAtcgaaatacaaggttctcgacGGTCTacatcgctaaaactatcaaagctacaaaacaccGCCTGGCACAAAtaaagacttctaagcgccacgtgatgactcatccggctatcccatacgcgtcatatcatacgctttcaataaccgctcaccaccccgaatggatcaccacagtttttaaaacattaaacggggacAAGATTAATCACACCATTTGTATAACCAACAAGATAAAGAAACAACACAAAGACAAACAAatacacacaatcacccacaccaatcaatctccgtcaccgactttCATTTGGACAGccacgccagtgggggaccgcagccgtacccaccaaatccccgctcatcataccgagcgataaccctgtcccattaatgtgcacatccccttccgtggcgggttccacgaagggcggaactagggcgtgaagccacttccgcaagtgactccactcagccgagaacgcatctcgagaaccagagacaaacaatcacaaccatcaaacaacaatcaatcaacaaccgtctcaatacgaatacgataataatcaacaatcacaaaacaccaacaacacattatgggactaatacggagtagggaaaccctacctggaaagcacaacaatcagacgatctcacagctgatatcaaaacgcttcctctacgaatcatcctcctaatatacaaacacataatcactaccaatcatacaaacaacaaaaccccccaaattcccaaattagggtttaaccaactttaaagaaacatcataaaaatggtatataggttttaccctcgatgcaaggatcacaacggtataaaggaaggtgaaatccgaccttccaagctccggaatttgccaacaatgcgattagagcgaatgacgtagtttgatttctcttctcacagtgattaggttttagaaagtgttttaagaataatgacggaagtattatatactctaatcgcattattaacaaaactcgagaaatcatcccccgtaaaccggctactcgatcgggtagctaaggtactcgatcgagtgcccccttactcgatcgagtatccacgttactcgatcgagtacccaacaggtcagaaactattttaaactgcaactcactcttactcgaaagagtaaggcctactcgatagagtaccccgagactcataaatacgtagtattacaattattattattatttttattattattattattattattattattattattattattgttattattattattattattattattattattattattatatacttactattattattgatattattactacaaaacattattattattgatattattattattattattattattattattattattattattattattattattattatttattattattattattattactagtagtagtagtagtagtagtagtagtagtagtagtagtagtagtagtagtagtagtagtgaaAATTAAAAGGTCGTAACAACGAAGTATGAAAAGcgattattattaaaatgaaattATATATTTCAACTATGAATATCAAAACGAAAAttgaaatattaataataaatgaatATCTATATATTGTTCCCCATAATGGATATTGCTTAACTACACTATTACAAGTCGTCAAATACAATAGGTGTTTCCTTATTGCTCGATTTGGGCGTTACTCGTTGTGGATAAAGAGCTATTCTATCTTGAATCTGGCTGAGATAAAGAAAATGACCCAACGGATAAGGTCTTGGTAACGGGGACCTATTACCAAGACGCACCTGCAAATACCATTAATATAGTACTGTAAGACGATGTAACATAATTATAAGAACATTCAAAAACTCAAATATTACTATGTAAACTTACCCATACAAAATGTTCCTCGGGTCCAAGGAACACCATAGAAAAGATTCCTTTTGCACCACTTTTTTCTAATTTTGCTGGCTTTGTTGGGAAATAAGTCGCATTCTGAGAGTTTGACAAGCTCACAAAAATTGCATCGTAATAATTGGCTGCAACAAATAGTAACTCACTATCAAACCACTTACTCCGATAGATAAGTCCACCCTCATAAGAAACTCTATTGCAAAGATCATTGAATGGTTTGTCTCCGGCATACAAATCTGTATAAAACTCTTTGTTATCCTTCAACTCACCCAACAAATCATGTCTTACCTTTAGCCATTCATTTTCGTCGCCATAAATATCAAAAGCAAGGCAGCGTAACCCGCAATTCCCATCACCTATGACATTCAATCAGTCTATTACCCAAGGGGCCATGATATCAGGTAATTCTTATTGCCACGGAAATGGTGAATTATTTTTAGGAAGCTCCTTCTCTTTTGCGACTGAACCAGTGGTTCTCCCTCTTTTAGGAGCCCTTTTAGGAACCTCTTTCTCCTTACCCACTGATTTCGTTGAgcttctacttttagaactctgaGTGGGAAATTCCTTTTCGACATATTCCCATTGTGATGGTGTTCTGGACACCGAGGTCTTTTTTGGGCGCCCTCTTGTCTTTTTAACTTCTGAGTCAACAATATTAGGAGGATGCAACATATTCTCAATATATTCAGAAACTATTTTCATCGACTGTGCACCACCTTTTTTCACTTCATCAACTAGTTTGCGCAAcctctcttcctcttctacttcctTTTCGATAACACCTTCTTTAACACTTGTCTTAATGTCTAAAGTTTTTCAAAATTGATGAACAGAATCTAGTTCAACACAACAATCTACATGTACAAAACAACACTTATTATTGTGAATAACAAGAAACGTCAAATGAATGTTTGGGTAATATTTAGAAATACCTGTATCGAGAAGCTTAATAAGCTCGCATACGCACACTACTACAGAATTCATCAAGGACATCAgtggatggacatcggatttttgaaaaaacagatgtaataagtttgcacatcggatttttataaaagtctgatgtaattatattatatggacatcggttgttattttcaacccatgtccattataatggacatcggattaaatTACAACCCATGTCCATATAATCCTCAATTTGGGCGCAAAATGAAAACAATTCCCCCGCCCCAAATTATTTTCACTAGCATACTGAGTCAATCTATTATACTTACTCCATATCATTCTTTTTTTTAgacaaacccaaacccaaacccttaGCTTACTCATCCCTTTCTTCTCTATCTCATCGTTCATCCGCACTACTACAAAAAAACCTCAAAGAGATCAATCATAAGAAACCTGTTAGATTTTCATCAGACCGGTTTCTTAATCTAAGAAACCGGTGATTTTTGAAAACCGGTTTTTTAAGTGAGAATAAGAAATGTGGTGAATATACCACcggtttctttgttttttttgttagatttgTCGAAATAAAAAGTTCTCATTGAAAACTCTCAACTGCTTTCCCTAATTCGATCAATTTCTTAATTGGCTCTCCACTTCACATCGTCAGTCGCCGACTCGCCGTTTATGCAACTGCTTTCTCATTGCCGCTTGTCCGTTTCCGTCCTCCCACAGCCTCTCTCCCATCGCACATCTCTAAAGTCGAGAACAACTAATGCACTAGGTATGGTTCGTCTAATAAATCATTCAATCTCTCAATGAATTAGAAAATGTATTCTTCATTATTTTTTACTACATTGATTAATGTTTGAAGGGTTTTGTTTATGTAGGGTTAGGGTTTGACTGATTTGATTGAGTAAGGCTTAGTGGTTGATTTTCATAATTGTCCTCATAGATTACAAATTGTCACTTGTCAGCATGCGATTCATACCAGATGATAGTTCGCTTTTAACTTTTGTGCTATAAAATGACGAATTTAAGTTCATATTAGATTTGTTTTTATCTTCTTATACTCGATTCGGATTTTGTTGTTACACTGTTTAAATCACAGTTGCAATGTAATTGATGACCCTTTGTCAATTTAGGTTCTGTGTTACAGAAAATAGATTTCATAATCATAGGGCAAGTACTTGATTTAAAGTAAATGACAAGAGTCTGAGGAGTACTTTATGCTCAATATTATTCCCAGGCTCTTAGGCGGTTCCTCTAATTTTCTGTATTAGTAAATATTAATAGTCACACTCTTATTGAGGTGTTGGTCCAACTACACGAATCATATTTTATTAGTTACAGTCTCTGCCTTATATCGTGTGGATTGATCTCTTTCGCTTtgttcaaactttcaaaaaactaGCATATTTCTAAGTTGCACTTAAGAAATGACAGATGCATACGTTGAAGCACCATCTATACTCTTTCTTATTAAGGTTTTCAGCATTGCTATGAAATATGAATATGCGTGTTTGCAACAACAGAGGATTACGTAAAATTAGTAGCTCTATAGCATTTGTATAACCTTTTTTTTATTGTGTAGGAACTCACATATTAGGGTGGTCTCGAGCTGTATAAACTTTGCATTCCGTAGACAGTACTGCTCCTGTTAATCATAGGGTAAGTACTTGATTTTTTGGCTTCCTTCGATTGATCAACTGCCAACGCTTTGGGGGTTCTAAGAATCTAAGTGTTGTTGCAAGTCCAGCTCCTCAGTATGACTGGATTTTACTACATGGTAGACCTTGTGTTGTAAAGAGGAGTACAACATAAATAAGTAAAACTAGTACCCTCATGAGTCATGCCTTATTATGGAGCTAAAATTCTTTAATGGTCACTTTTTTACTCCAGGTAGAATGTATGCATACCGATGCTATTTCTGCCATACTTTCCTCACTTTATTCGTTCCCTTTGTCTTTTGTCTTATGCAGTGTCAGAATTCTATAGGACACTGAAGACTACAACTAACAAAAGATTGGACCCATGTACCGACGTACCATTGCCTTCTATTAGCCTCTCTAATGCGGATGCTTTCTGGTAATTAATCTTTCTTGTGCTACTTTATCATTGCAAGAAGAATTTTTAGTTATAATCATTGTACAAGGATTCTTAAATATGAAGCCAATCTTGTCGTGGTTCAACCCATGTTGTGGTGTGTATCTACTTTCATGCCACCTTATACATTAACCTTGTCTACTTATTGTAACAGAGAGTTGTCCTTGTTGTTACCATAACCATGACATTAGGTTGTATCAGCTAAGAGCGTCATTTGTGAATCTGGATATTATTATACTGTTAATAGCTATATGTGATTTCGTTAAGTGGGTAGGGGATTTCAGATTTTATTTTGAATTCCAAGTGCTATTGTTATGCTAGTGAGGGTGTGCAGTGTGCACTAGATGAGCAGTCATTGATCATGCTAATTTAGGTTATCATTCTCACTTTAATTAGTAGTGGTATTTGTATTGGATGATAGACATAGGGGATTTCACAAGTGTCCGTGGTTTTGAGCACCCTTTCGAAGATAGATGTCTGACCATGGttgtttttattttgtctttattAGCAAATATTGTATTCAAGTTCATATATAGTGTGTGCAACCATGGTCAGACATCTATCTTCGATGAAGCAGTAACCATACTTTCTAAAAGGATGAAAGACTTGAAAAGGAAATTTTACATCGCTCCATATTACGATGAGTAAGTGCTGATCAACCTTGCCTTTTAAATAAACAAAACTGTCACCATTTATTATTGATTATCATGTAAATAAGTTACAAATTATTTACGGTGATCGTTGGATGCTCGTTGTGACCGACGTTGCTGATCATAATCAAGTGCATTGGTTCGACTCACTAGGAAAGTCAGTGCCGTCAAAGTTGAGATCTTTAATTAATGCGTAAGTTCATCTTAATAGTTCATTTATTGATATGCACATAAATAAATGTTCAACTGATTAGAACATTAAAAATGGCAACTATTATTGGCTGACAATCATTTATTTGAAACCATGTTTATATTTAGATCGGTAAGAGTATACGGCTACAATGGTGGGGAAAGAATGCGTTCTCAAGCACCGCAATGGCTGCAACATAATGTAAGTTGTTGCTTATTATGACGACAAATTCAATGTCTGATCATCAATCACTTTTAATTGACAAAGTCATGTTATTGGTTTAATTCTTGTCGAGTTGTTGTTTTAGTGTGCTCGTCAACAAGGTGTTGTAGAATGCGGGTACTACGTCATGAGGTACATGCTGGAAATCGTCACGCGTTCTAATCCAACAAAAGCTATCAATGAGGTCAGTTTCGACATTATAGCAAAACTCGGTATTTTTTCAAGTAATTATCCTACTTTGACCTGCTGCCTATACGCATTGTGGGCGAACCTGCTGCCAATTCAATGAGCTAGCTGCTGCACCCTCTTCCCTTAATTATTAGCTTATATGAAGCTGCCCTTGTGAGGCCATGTCTGACTGCCCCATTGTCATTAATATGCATTACAGGTTTTTCAAGACACCACGCCATATTCACAAGAAGAATTAGATCAGGTTCGGGACTTGTGGGCGAACTATTTTCTCAATATCTAGCCGTAGATAGCTAGCTAGCGTAGTAATGTATTAGGTAGTTGCATTTTGAAAAACTGATTACATGATCTGCAAGACCATATGTTATGTTGGCTGGGATTTGTTATGccctttgttgttgttcgttagttgttgaattcggatgacggagacggttgcgttgtatgttgattgggatcggtttttattaattgaaatCGATCATTTTGGTTGAATGGCAGTTGGCATGTTTTGTATTAATGTTTTGGCATTCAAATTGGTGTAATGCAATATGAATTGGCCTGCTCTTTtcaaatttataaaaaaaaaaaaaacaatataaaggACAGCGGATTTATAAAAGTTCGATGTAATTCTAGCTTCAAAGGACATGGGCTTTCTATAAAAATCTGATGTACATTACACATATGGATATCGGATTAATGTTAAAATCTGATGTTCATTactcatatggacatcggatatatttaaaaatccgatgtgcatatattaatggacatcggtttaaagtcccatgtccattacaccccatatggacgggactgaactctacatcggcctataatccgatgtccatgtgTCTAGAAGTCCGATGTCCTTCATGATTTCTGTAGTAGTGGCAAGGTAAACCATGTGTTATCCTCATAACACAATTATTACATTCTGGCTTTTGTAGTGCGAGATCTAGAGTCCTAATCGCGTGGTGACTAACATTTAAATTCAATCTTTTATACACACTAAAAGCCACACCAACATGATAGCGAACAATTCTTGAGCGACCCAATTCTCTAACTACTTCTCAAATCTGAAGTTTTACAGAATTATTAGTTGACTCAAAAACAGTGTCAAAACCACCAACAGCAGTTTTTTACAGTCTCTTTAACGACGCATGTGCACTCTCAACTCTGCAAAACAATGCAATACGAGTTaaataaattgaaaaaaaaaatccatatAACTACAATTTACTATCTACTTAGAGGTTACCTGTTTGTAGTAACATTCCCAAAATGTAGGATTTTATTAATCCATGCTGACACGAATCTCTCTTTGTACGGTTCAAGCCATGTATTTTTCAAATATTTTTCCAACCAAGGGAGAAAGCGGTATTTTTCAAAAAGTATTCTCCCATTTTCTACATATTCTGCTTCAGTTGCAGAATTCACCAAATTTTTCCATCTCCCTTTTGCAAATGCTTCACCCGTTGAACCTTTTCCTGATACTCTCTTCACCCAAGCCTCCACGTCTTTTTCTATATGACGTCTACATAGCAAGTGTATAGCATTTGGGAAATATTTTTCAATAACATTAATTAATGCTTTTTCTCTATCAGTCACAAATATGATCTTCTTATCTGTATCTAATACTTCCCTAACACACTTAAGCGACCAATCATAAGTTGTCTCCTTCTCATTTTCCAAGAATCcataaaatacaaaaaaattcttATTTACTGGTGTAACACCAATAATTTCCAATAAAGGCATCTTATACTTGTTCGTCTGGTATGTACAATCCGCAAGAAGGACAAAGGGATAATGTTTCAGTAGAATTATTGAATATGGATGAGCAAAAAAGACATCAGTTAGCTGCGTGTACCTTTTTTCTTCCCAggaatcgtttgatgaaaatgtATATATCCATAATCACGAGCCGAATCGAGTAATTGTTCTGATGACATGCGATTTTCTTTCACCTTTCTCTTCTCTCTGGCTCGTACATTGTATACTTGTTTTTTCGTAACTTTATAATTTTGATTAGCCAATTCAATCAATATATTAGCCACCAGAACTTGAGTTGCAGTCTGTCTCAAAATAATTTCTTTCACTTTGGCATTCAAAATTTCATCATTTTCAATAAGCTTGTGATTATGAACCCCATTATGAACAAATAACTTCCGAGTACCGTCAGACTGTGCAATACCTTTCAATCTAAAAGGACATAGACAATTTTTTTGTGCCGGTTAAGTATTTGCTAGATGGAGCGTTTATATCCGATCGGTACTGATATGGTCTAGATCGGTCACACCAAAGCCACTGTTCCCCAAAACCACAATCGTCAAAATATGTATATACACTTATATGAATATCGTGTAAAAATCCAATTCTTTTAGTTTCCGATATCAATTTTTCACAGTTATTGAATGAATAACCGGTAAAAATGTGTGAAGTGTCAACCATGTCGTCGGAAAATTCTTCAAAATAGTCATCACCctacaatttcaaaaaaaaaaacaaattaataatagTTGTagttaattaacaaataaaaatcaaattaaattagtcaaataataagaaaaaaaactaaaaacaaaactaattattactataatttttttttaaaaaaaaaggaaacaaattaatattaaaaCAAACCAACCAAAACAACTACGTCTATCCCGACCAgcgaccaccaccatcaccacatgACCCCAAACCCGACCACCGCCATTACCACCTGACCTCTGATGCCAACCCCTATCCCCGTCAACTCCAAAAAGCAAACAAAGAGTAATATGAAAAAAAAACAGTGTGTTGTCGTCAACCCGACAccgaccaccaccatcaccacctaaCCCCCGACAACAAATCCTATCCTAGACAACTCCAGCCGACAAAGCCGACGTCGACCACCCACCCTTCATAACAGACATCATCCTTTCGTTCAACACCATCGGACCTCCGTTCAACGACTCAACCGTCCCATCTGACAATACCGACGTCGACCGGCAACCACCCCTTCATACCCGACGCGACAACTACCCGCAACCCGACGCCGACCACCGTGCCATCCACCACCCATAAACCCTAATAATATTGTCTCTAAATACCCTAATTTCAGAAAACTTATCAAACCTAATATTTTTCCATAAAACGTATTAATTGCTTCATTAATAAACAACATACTTCATTAATTGGAGAATAAGAATCCATTGTTTAAGTTGTTAGAATAATTAGATTCAATATTGGGGTAAAGATGCATATATAAGAGTTGTTTTGCTTATGTTTAGGAAAAAAGAgagttgttttgtttatgtttAGGAAAAAGGGTAGGGTATGGAAATTTTATGGAAAaatatatgtgaaagagtaaTTCTTGGTTAAAATATGTTTATGTAGGATTGTAGAAACAATGTGGTATGGACAAAATTTATGGTATTTCTAGCCAATTTATGTATATGATTTAGTatttatttgacccgttttaagtttATGACGCATAGCTCTATCTTGAACAAGTATTTTGATAATTAGGAATTTTagaatttatatttgattaaatattTGGACTTTCAATAATAgtataataattaatttagtaaattttattcttaaaaataagaTTTGTGGTTAATTATCCATTGTCCATTGAGAGAAACTTATGGGGGTGATTTGCTACATTTTAAGTTAAGGGGCTTAATTGCACCTAGTATCAAACTTATGGGGTGATTTGCTATATTTCCCTTTTCCAATAATATAAGAGTATTTGACATTCACATCCTAAATGCTTCTatccttttttttttacaacGATAATGCTTTTACTTAAAACTAAAATAAGTGAAACTATAAATTAACCATCAAAAATACAACGATAATGCTTTTATCTTAATGTAATTATCCATCAAAAATTAAAACATTAAGATAAAATATGGTATTGACCCAAACCGAACCCGACTGACTCATCACCCGATGATAACCCGACTTAAATGCTTAATAATGGCCAAACATGTCGATTGTCGACCTACTTAGACCTAACCTATAATCAACTCGGGCCTATTATTGACCTGTCGTATTCTCTTCATTTGACATTTCACGTTCTTTCTTTATATAAAGCTGACAACACTTCGAGTTTTATACGTAATAAATACGTAGTAGTTAGTACTACAACTTTGAAGAAGTTTCTCAATGACAacaatgccatattaccatctaCCTTCTTTAACCGTATGCATTCTGGGTAGGCCTGGTGTAAGGAGCCGCAGTTGTAGCGCACAATCCCTAAAAATTGCGCGCGCGGTCCTTTCACTTCGAGCTCTTAGATTTCGTATTTGTACTCGTgtattttcatttctgtttttagtttcatttagtaCTACAAGACTACTTCATGCGTGTCGAATCTTGGAGTCCCGTTTTTAGTTTAAGATACGTTTTTAGGTGTTTACAAAacgtatcgctattctgcacaaTCAATGTATCCTGTTACAGGACtgaaactatcaaatttgcctctatgagaggtgctagtcaatgaaaacCACTTCTCATCCATAAGCTTTATATTGCTTgtttcttgctttcaataatcgtattgcttacttttattgctttcgtgtgccggacttgataatcgtgactaggattcgcGACACACGCCAACtgagaccgattacgaatgcactagtgatacttcactagtgcttgacgctcttgcttgcattcttgtcgtgtgataGACAAGGGTGTGCGCCACGTTCCGGCACGAAGtcccggaccgtgacatttggtatcagagctcgGTCTCCACGACGAGCCACTGCATACAATGGCAGGAAGGACCGTAGAACCGAGTGGGAACAAAGGAGAAACTAGGGCCCGGGTGTCGGCCTTAAAGAAACTACTTGAGGAGAAAATTCCGTATCGGGAAGGACTCATGGTGAACCTCGGGGGCACTCACCACGCCGTAGATGAGACGGTAAAGGGGCATGAGGCTCGCCTTGAAGCCGTAAACGAGACGATAAAGGGGCATGAGGCTCGCCTTGACGCCGTAGAGGCATTGATCCCGCGTGAGTTCGCAGAAGAGATGGGCTACGTCCACGAGAGACTCGGACAGCTCGAGAACATGTGTAATACATTGATGAAACTGGCGGCAGACGAGAATTTCAGTGGAACTCCCAAGGTGAAGCCGCTTGCACCTCACAAATATAGTGGGGAGAGAGACTCGAAAGAAGTCGATAACTTCCTCTTCGACATGGAGCAATTCTTCCGAGCGAGTGCACTTGACGAGTCACTGAAAGTCACTACTGCAAGCATGTATCTAATCGATGAAGCCAAACAATGATGGCGCTCCAAATATGCCGAGATTGAGGCAGGGAGCGTGGTGTTAGAATCATAGGACGATTTCAAACGACTATTTAAGGAACAATTCTATCCGTAAAATACCGACTTCCTAACTCGAAAAAAACTCAAGAGCCTGAAGCATACGGGTTCCATCCGAGAGTATGTAAAAGCCTACTCAACGTGTATGCCGGAGATAACTGATAT
Protein-coding sequences here:
- the LOC141617272 gene encoding uncharacterized protein LOC141617272, producing the protein MSLMNSVVVCVCELIKLLDTDIKTSVKEGVIEKEVEEEERLRKLVDEVKKGGAQSMKIVSEYIENMLHPPNIVDSEVKKTRGRPKKTSVSRTPSQWEYVEKEFPTQSSKSRSSTKSVGKEKEVPKRAPKRGRTTGDGNCGLRCLAFDIYGDENEWLKVRHDLLGELKDNKEFYTDLYAGDKPFNDLCNRVSYEGGLIYRSKWFDSELLFVAANYYDAIFVSLSNSQNATYFPTKPAKLEKSGAKGIFSMVFLGPEEHFVWVRLGNRSPLPRPYPLGHFLYLSQIQDRIALYPQRVTPKSSNKETPIVFDDL